In the bacterium genome, one interval contains:
- the mutS gene encoding DNA mismatch repair protein MutS: protein MRQYSQIKTKYPGAVILFRVGDFYETFGDDALIASKVLGIVLTKRHNGSANETHLAGFPHHSLDTYLPKLVRAGYRVAICDQLEDPKMVKGIVKRGVTELVTPGVSYNDKIVDVKQSNYLASVYCEKDSYGLAFLDISTGEFMVAQGQADYADKLLQGLRPSEVLFSKNFKNHFNQLFGEKFYTYAMDDWAFGKDHTRDKLLKHFGTASLKGFGVDDFELGIVAAGAAIQYLEDTHHNDLGHINALSRLEEDRYVWLDKFTVRNLELVRPTAENGKALIDILDTTQTPMGARLLRKWLLLPLKETGPINNRHNMVGYFFEKSEERETLLKLLSQVGDLERLISKAALKRIGPKEMVQLRRSLELVKPVKELCAQSGLMELQRLADLLNPCQLLVEKIKNEVIDEPPSLINKGGVVAEGVDTELDELRTIQYSGKDYLVNVQKREAELTGIPSLKVAFNNVFGYYLEVTNAHKDKVPAEWIRKQTLVNAERYITEELKVYEEKILGAEEKILAIEARIFNDLLNFCAEYISPVQQNANVLAQLDCIIGFAVLAAENNYVRPEVTEGYELDLKELRHPVIEKQLPIGEAYVPNDIYLDNAEQQVIILTGPNMSGKSALLRQTALAVLMAQMGCFVPAKSAKIGLIDKIFTRVGASDNISSGESTFMVEMLETASILNNVSDRSLILLDEIGRGTSTYDGVSLAWAIAEYLNQQPQKPKTIFATHYHELNELEKKTEGVVNYHVTVKEVDQNVIFLRKIKVGGSESSFGIHVAKMAGIPQRVVQRADEILGRLEQDRAMISGRETLKKIKQKTYQVNMFQAENPHLLRLEDELNKIDINALTPIEALMKLKELKEMNKG, encoded by the coding sequence CCTTATTGCGTCAAAAGTACTGGGCATAGTGCTTACTAAACGCCACAACGGCAGTGCCAACGAAACCCATTTGGCGGGCTTTCCGCACCATTCGTTGGATACTTATTTGCCTAAACTGGTGCGTGCAGGCTATCGTGTGGCTATTTGCGACCAATTGGAAGACCCCAAGATGGTGAAAGGGATTGTGAAGCGCGGAGTTACGGAGTTGGTTACGCCGGGAGTTTCATACAACGATAAGATTGTCGACGTAAAACAAAGCAATTACCTCGCTTCGGTGTATTGCGAGAAAGACAGCTACGGGCTGGCTTTTTTGGATATTTCAACGGGTGAGTTCATGGTAGCACAAGGGCAGGCCGATTACGCCGATAAGCTGCTGCAAGGCTTACGCCCTTCGGAAGTGCTGTTTTCTAAAAACTTTAAGAATCATTTCAACCAATTATTCGGCGAGAAGTTTTATACCTACGCTATGGACGATTGGGCGTTTGGCAAAGATCATACACGCGATAAACTGCTGAAACATTTCGGTACGGCATCGTTAAAAGGGTTCGGGGTGGATGATTTTGAACTGGGCATTGTGGCGGCGGGGGCTGCCATACAATACCTTGAAGATACCCACCACAACGATTTAGGGCATATTAATGCCTTATCTCGGTTAGAGGAAGACCGCTATGTGTGGTTAGATAAATTTACCGTTCGCAATCTTGAATTAGTGCGCCCTACTGCCGAAAACGGCAAGGCACTGATTGATATATTGGATACAACGCAAACCCCTATGGGCGCGCGTCTGTTGCGCAAGTGGCTGTTATTGCCCCTAAAAGAAACAGGACCTATCAACAACCGCCATAACATGGTGGGTTATTTTTTTGAAAAGTCCGAAGAGCGCGAAACGTTGTTGAAGCTGCTTTCGCAAGTGGGCGATTTGGAGCGGTTGATATCAAAGGCGGCGTTAAAGCGCATTGGCCCTAAAGAAATGGTGCAGTTGCGTCGTTCGTTAGAGTTGGTAAAACCTGTGAAAGAATTATGCGCCCAAAGCGGTTTGATGGAACTGCAACGCTTGGCCGATTTGCTGAACCCTTGTCAACTGCTGGTTGAGAAGATTAAAAACGAAGTGATTGACGAACCGCCTTCGTTGATAAATAAAGGGGGAGTAGTGGCCGAAGGGGTAGATACCGAGTTGGATGAACTACGCACCATACAATACAGCGGCAAAGATTATTTGGTAAACGTGCAAAAGCGCGAAGCCGAACTCACAGGCATCCCTTCGCTAAAGGTGGCGTTTAATAATGTGTTCGGGTATTATTTAGAGGTAACCAATGCCCACAAGGATAAGGTGCCTGCCGAATGGATACGCAAGCAAACCCTCGTGAACGCTGAACGTTACATTACCGAAGAACTAAAGGTATATGAAGAGAAGATTTTAGGGGCAGAAGAAAAGATATTGGCCATTGAAGCCCGTATTTTTAACGATTTGCTGAATTTTTGCGCCGAGTACATCAGCCCTGTGCAGCAAAACGCTAACGTGCTGGCACAGTTAGATTGTATCATCGGGTTTGCGGTGTTGGCTGCCGAGAATAATTACGTCAGACCCGAAGTAACGGAAGGGTACGAGTTGGACTTAAAAGAACTGCGCCACCCTGTGATTGAAAAACAATTACCGATAGGGGAGGCCTACGTACCCAACGATATTTACTTGGATAATGCCGAACAGCAGGTGATAATCCTCACAGGGCCCAACATGTCGGGTAAATCGGCGTTGTTGCGCCAAACGGCATTGGCGGTGCTGATGGCACAGATGGGTTGTTTTGTCCCTGCCAAAAGTGCTAAAATCGGGTTGATAGATAAGATATTTACAAGGGTAGGGGCTTCGGATAATATTTCGTCGGGAGAATCTACTTTTATGGTTGAGATGCTGGAAACCGCCAGTATTTTGAACAACGTATCCGACCGCAGTCTTATTCTTTTAGATGAGATTGGCAGGGGTACGAGTACCTACGACGGGGTTTCGCTGGCGTGGGCCATTGCTGAGTATTTGAACCAGCAACCGCAAAAACCGAAAACCATTTTTGCCACCCACTACCACGAGTTGAACGAGTTGGAAAAGAAAACCGAAGGGGTGGTGAATTACCACGTTACGGTGAAAGAGGTAGACCAAAATGTGATATTCCTGCGTAAAATTAAAGTGGGCGGCAGCGAAAGCAGTTTTGGTATCCACGTGGCTAAAATGGCGGGAATACCCCAACGGGTTGTGCAACGTGCCGATGAAATTTTAGGCCGTTTGGAGCAAGACCGAGCGATGATTAGCGGGCGGGAAACCTTGAAGAAAATCAAACAGAAAACCTATCAGGTAAATATGTTTCAGGCCGAAAACCCGCACTTGCTGCGCTTGGAGGACGAATTGAACAAAATTGATATTAATGCCCTAACCCCCATTGAGGCGTTGATGAAACTGAAAGAGTTGAAGGAGATGAACAAGGGGTAG
- a CDS encoding AbiV family abortive infection protein, producing MEPSQLKKYIQFRKLCIKNSEDALRAAELLHGQNVNHILFHLCVLALEELGKIFVGWYQLNAKEKWDKEKLNIPIDDHVKKLFWAIWGPSFTREKITKVQIEDINKLATELHSKRLYALYTDLDDSIPSSAKISDSEAMNYLGRVKARLELIKHEGEIIEELEDSVKKNMEWFIAATNDEEYRKFIFGDTSQAKLAELGDVKSWVQWLQEYFNKEEQHNITTLKTELEKGKKLTHELDGMPKWKIKFTIFTPSHSIRSQNFRTFNEKNNFIKFNRGGDNHTLIIEVIISNQTPIQGIWQHGWTVCKVLVASLNVGTNGIFYWNIPVDSKKYFDKIFDLENKKELKGELIVNENFNWQEKKLVLGEDGLFLTFLVFRYFSSVLGSKEFEPVDDYATGLSMFAKSDIHLRFEHQAFFQFFMAFEKALMINEKIDMGESLVKEAYKQIYKYEIDESEFKKVFSIGEQMKAGVAHLQVTEVNVIEMKQYVGLYFVTLATRKFGSESN from the coding sequence ATGGAACCATCACAATTAAAAAAATATATTCAGTTTAGGAAACTTTGCATTAAAAATTCTGAGGATGCGTTAAGAGCTGCGGAACTATTACATGGGCAAAATGTCAATCACATATTATTTCATTTGTGTGTCCTTGCTCTTGAGGAACTCGGAAAAATTTTTGTTGGTTGGTATCAATTAAATGCAAAAGAAAAATGGGATAAAGAGAAACTTAATATACCTATTGATGATCACGTTAAAAAATTGTTTTGGGCTATTTGGGGCCCCTCGTTTACAAGAGAAAAAATCACAAAGGTTCAAATAGAAGATATTAATAAACTGGCTACTGAGCTTCATTCTAAAAGACTTTACGCATTATATACAGACTTGGATGACTCAATCCCTTCCTCAGCGAAAATATCAGATTCTGAGGCTATGAACTATTTGGGTCGAGTAAAAGCTAGACTCGAATTGATAAAACATGAAGGTGAAATTATTGAGGAATTAGAAGACTCTGTGAAAAAAAATATGGAATGGTTTATAGCTGCCACTAACGATGAGGAATATCGTAAGTTTATTTTTGGCGATACTTCACAAGCAAAATTGGCTGAACTTGGTGATGTAAAATCTTGGGTGCAATGGTTACAAGAATACTTCAATAAAGAAGAGCAACATAATATAACTACCTTAAAGACAGAGTTAGAAAAAGGCAAGAAATTAACTCATGAACTCGATGGAATGCCAAAATGGAAAATTAAGTTCACCATTTTTACCCCATCGCATTCAATACGTTCACAGAATTTTAGGACTTTTAATGAAAAGAATAATTTTATTAAATTTAATAGAGGTGGAGATAACCATACTCTAATCATAGAAGTTATTATTTCCAACCAAACCCCAATTCAAGGAATATGGCAACATGGATGGACAGTATGTAAGGTTTTAGTGGCCTCTCTAAATGTTGGTACAAATGGTATATTTTATTGGAACATACCCGTTGATAGTAAGAAATATTTTGATAAAATTTTTGATTTAGAGAATAAAAAGGAGTTGAAAGGCGAGTTAATCGTTAATGAAAATTTTAATTGGCAAGAAAAAAAACTGGTCTTAGGAGAAGATGGATTGTTTTTAACTTTTTTAGTATTTAGATATTTTTCTAGTGTCTTGGGCTCAAAAGAATTTGAACCTGTTGATGATTATGCAACTGGCTTGTCAATGTTTGCTAAAAGTGATATTCATTTACGATTTGAACATCAGGCCTTTTTTCAATTTTTTATGGCTTTCGAAAAAGCACTTATGATAAACGAAAAGATTGATATGGGAGAATCTCTTGTAAAAGAGGCATATAAACAAATCTATAAATATGAAATAGATGAAAGTGAGTTTAAGAAAGTGTTTTCTATTGGAGAGCAGATGAAAGCAGGTGTAGCTCATTTGCAAGTAACCGAAGTAAATGTTATTGAAATGAAACAATACGTGGGATTATATTTTGTCACTCTTGCAACTCGGAAATTTGGTTCAGAAAGTAATTGA
- the scpA gene encoding methylmalonyl-CoA mutase, translated as MRKDFSNIPYTSTAFSMKAETANAEPWHTPEAIDVKTVFGADDVKGLPTLGYHSGIAPFLRGPYGSMYLQRPWTIRQYAGFSTAEESNAFYRRNLAAGQKGLSVAFDLATHRGYDSDHERVVGDVGKAGVAIDSILDMKILFDQIPLDEMSVSMTMNGAVLPIMAFYIVAAEEQGVSMDKLSGTIQNDILKEFMVRNTYIYPPEHSMRIIGDIFAFTSQNMPKFNSISISGYHMQEAGATADLELAYTLSDGLEYIRTGLKAGLNIDDFAPRLSFFWAIGMNHFMEIAKMRAGRVLWSKIVKQFNPKNDKSMALRTHCQTSGWSLTEQDPFNNVARTAVEAMAAALGGTQSLHTNALDEAIALPTDFSARIARNTQIYIQQETGITNVVDPWGGSYYVEYLTDQLIQRASVLMDEVEQLGGMAKAIETGLPKMRIEEAAARKQARIDSGKDVIVGVNQYLAEDEQPIDILDVDNVKVRQNQLERLAKLKAERNNDEVAAALEAITTASKTGTGNLLELAVNAARVRATLGEISMAMEKAFGRYQATIKSISGVYSSEIKMNEDFVKARQMADEFAAQEGRRPRIMIAKMGQDGHDRGAKVIATSFADIGFDVDIGPLFQTPAEAAKQAIENDVHILGVSSLAAGHKTLVPQVIEELKKHGREDIMVIAGGVIPQQDYDFLYNAGVAAVFGPGTVIPKAAQEILKKLMDN; from the coding sequence ATGAGAAAAGATTTTAGCAACATACCTTATACTTCTACTGCGTTCAGTATGAAAGCTGAAACGGCAAATGCAGAACCTTGGCATACCCCCGAAGCAATTGACGTGAAGACAGTTTTCGGGGCGGATGATGTAAAAGGATTGCCAACGTTGGGTTACCATTCAGGTATTGCCCCGTTTTTACGCGGACCCTACGGCAGTATGTATTTGCAACGCCCTTGGACCATCCGTCAGTATGCAGGTTTTAGCACGGCTGAGGAATCGAATGCCTTTTACCGCCGCAACTTGGCCGCCGGGCAAAAAGGGCTTTCGGTAGCGTTTGACTTGGCTACTCACCGCGGTTATGATAGCGACCACGAACGTGTGGTGGGTGATGTGGGCAAGGCGGGTGTGGCTATCGACAGTATTTTGGACATGAAAATACTGTTTGACCAAATTCCGTTGGACGAGATGTCGGTATCAATGACCATGAACGGTGCTGTATTGCCCATCATGGCTTTTTACATTGTTGCTGCCGAAGAACAAGGAGTAAGCATGGATAAACTTTCAGGAACGATACAAAACGACATCCTGAAAGAGTTTATGGTGCGTAACACCTATATCTACCCTCCCGAGCATTCTATGCGCATTATCGGGGATATTTTTGCGTTCACCTCGCAAAATATGCCCAAATTCAACTCCATTTCTATCAGCGGCTACCACATGCAAGAAGCAGGTGCTACCGCCGATTTGGAACTGGCTTATACCCTATCCGACGGGTTGGAATACATCCGCACGGGATTGAAAGCAGGGCTAAACATTGATGATTTTGCTCCACGTTTATCGTTCTTCTGGGCGATTGGTATGAACCATTTTATGGAGATTGCCAAAATGCGTGCAGGCCGTGTATTGTGGTCGAAAATTGTAAAGCAATTCAACCCCAAAAACGATAAGTCGATGGCATTGCGCACCCACTGCCAAACCAGCGGCTGGAGCTTAACCGAGCAAGACCCGTTTAACAATGTAGCACGCACTGCTGTTGAAGCAATGGCGGCAGCTTTGGGCGGTACTCAATCGTTGCACACCAACGCATTGGACGAAGCAATAGCCCTACCTACTGACTTTTCAGCACGTATTGCCCGTAATACACAAATTTATATCCAGCAGGAAACCGGAATTACTAACGTGGTTGACCCTTGGGGCGGTAGTTATTATGTAGAATATCTTACCGACCAATTAATACAACGTGCCAGCGTATTGATGGACGAAGTGGAGCAACTGGGCGGTATGGCAAAAGCCATTGAAACCGGTTTGCCCAAAATGAGGATTGAAGAAGCCGCAGCCCGCAAGCAAGCCCGCATTGATAGCGGTAAAGATGTGATTGTGGGAGTGAACCAATACCTTGCCGAGGATGAACAACCCATTGACATATTGGATGTTGACAACGTAAAAGTACGTCAAAACCAGTTGGAGCGTTTGGCAAAACTAAAAGCCGAACGCAATAACGACGAGGTGGCCGCTGCGTTAGAAGCCATTACCACTGCCTCAAAAACAGGAACGGGTAATTTGCTGGAATTGGCAGTAAATGCCGCCCGTGTACGCGCTACATTGGGCGAAATATCGATGGCGATGGAAAAGGCCTTTGGCCGATACCAAGCCACTATAAAATCAATTTCGGGGGTATATTCGTCGGAAATAAAAATGAACGAAGACTTTGTAAAAGCCCGCCAAATGGCCGATGAGTTTGCCGCACAAGAAGGTCGCCGTCCCCGTATTATGATTGCCAAAATGGGGCAAGACGGCCACGACCGCGGTGCGAAGGTGATAGCCACCAGCTTTGCAGATATTGGTTTTGATGTGGACATTGGCCCATTATTCCAAACCCCTGCCGAAGCTGCCAAACAAGCCATAGAAAACGACGTGCACATTTTGGGCGTTTCATCATTGGCCGCGGGACACAAAACCCTTGTACCGCAAGTGATTGAAGAACTGAAAAAACACGGACGCGAGGATATTATGGTAATTGCAGGCGGTGTTATCCCCCAACAAGATTACGATTTCTTATACAATGCCGGAGTAGCCGCCGTTTTTGGCCCCGGTACGGTAATACCCAAAGCCGCGCAAGAGATATTGAAGAAGTTGATGGATAATTAA
- a CDS encoding 3-phosphoglycerate dehydrogenase, which yields MPKLLANDGIDPIGKKMLEEAGFTVVTEKVAQDQLVEALKGYDAVTVRSATKIRKDIIDACPNIKLIGRGGVGMDNIDVEYARAKGMRVINTPAASSVSVAEMAFAHLFAMCRNLAYSNRVMPVEGKEKFNDIKKISSEGFELRGKTLGVIGFGRIGQETAKIAFGLGMNVLAFDPYVEQVDLTIYLGETAGSQRIKIPVKTVSKDELLRKSDFVTLHVPFNEGDKPVIGEPEIAIMKKGAGIVNCARGGAVSEKALIEALNSGKIAFAGLDVFEKEPPVDDTLLKHPKVSVSAHVGASTAEAQEKIGSELAEKIIDFFAELGTAR from the coding sequence ATGCCTAAACTACTTGCCAACGACGGAATTGACCCCATTGGAAAGAAAATGCTGGAAGAAGCCGGCTTTACTGTGGTAACCGAAAAGGTAGCTCAAGACCAACTGGTTGAAGCACTAAAAGGCTACGATGCAGTAACCGTACGCAGTGCGACCAAAATACGTAAAGACATTATTGATGCCTGCCCAAATATTAAATTGATTGGACGCGGCGGTGTTGGTATGGATAATATTGATGTTGAATACGCCCGTGCAAAAGGTATGCGCGTAATAAACACTCCAGCTGCATCATCAGTATCTGTAGCCGAGATGGCATTTGCCCACTTGTTTGCTATGTGCCGCAACTTGGCATACAGTAACCGTGTGATGCCCGTTGAAGGCAAAGAGAAGTTTAACGACATTAAAAAAATCAGCTCAGAAGGTTTTGAACTTCGTGGCAAAACACTCGGTGTGATTGGTTTTGGCCGTATTGGACAAGAAACGGCTAAAATAGCGTTTGGTTTGGGCATGAATGTGCTTGCTTTTGACCCTTACGTGGAGCAAGTGGATTTAACCATTTACTTGGGCGAAACCGCAGGCAGCCAACGCATTAAAATACCTGTGAAAACCGTTAGCAAAGATGAGTTGCTTCGCAAATCTGATTTCGTTACGCTACACGTACCTTTTAACGAAGGCGATAAACCCGTGATTGGCGAACCTGAAATCGCTATTATGAAAAAAGGTGCAGGTATTGTAAACTGTGCCCGTGGCGGTGCTGTAAGCGAGAAAGCCCTTATCGAAGCGCTGAACAGCGGTAAAATTGCTTTTGCAGGTTTGGATGTGTTTGAAAAAGAACCTCCCGTTGATGATACCTTGCTAAAGCATCCAAAAGTATCGGTAAGCGCGCACGTAGGAGCATCAACTGCCGAAGCTCAAGAGAAAATAGGCAGCGAACTGGCCGAAAAGATTATTGATTTTTTTGCTGAGTTGGGTACTGCCCGCTAA
- the serC gene encoding 3-phosphoserine/phosphohydroxythreonine transaminase: MSKVHNFSAGPAILPQSAIDASIEALKNFAGTGLSLLEVSHRGKEFEAVMEESRAIVKELFNVPDGYAIIFLGGGASLQFSMIPYNLLDENETAAYVNTGVWASKAIKEAQLFGNVNVIASSEEKNFSYIPKGYNIPTDAKYLHITSNNTIYGTQMHAFPESPIDVVCDMSSDIFSRPVDVSKFAMIYAGAQKNMGPAGVTLVIVREDILGKVTRKIPTMLNYKTHIKEGSMFNTPPVFPIYVSLQTMKWVKEMGGVAAMEKRNTEKAETLYNEIDRNPLFEGTCAVEDRSKMNVTFVLKDSSLEDEFMALCKQNKLSGLKGHRSVGGFRASLYNALELDSVKALVAAMQQFEQMKSGKSA, from the coding sequence ATGAGCAAAGTACACAATTTCAGCGCGGGTCCAGCAATACTGCCCCAGTCGGCCATAGATGCCTCAATTGAAGCACTTAAAAATTTTGCCGGTACAGGTCTTTCTTTATTAGAAGTATCTCACCGCGGAAAAGAATTTGAGGCTGTAATGGAAGAATCTCGCGCTATTGTAAAAGAACTGTTCAATGTACCCGATGGTTATGCTATCATATTTTTGGGTGGCGGTGCCAGCTTGCAATTTAGCATGATACCTTACAACCTGCTTGATGAGAACGAAACTGCTGCCTACGTAAATACAGGTGTATGGGCAAGCAAAGCCATCAAAGAAGCCCAACTATTCGGTAACGTAAACGTAATTGCTTCATCAGAAGAGAAAAACTTCTCGTACATCCCCAAAGGATATAATATCCCTACGGATGCAAAATACTTGCACATCACCTCAAACAATACCATCTACGGCACACAAATGCACGCATTTCCAGAGTCGCCTATAGATGTGGTTTGCGATATGTCGAGCGATATATTCAGCCGTCCGGTTGATGTAAGCAAATTTGCCATGATATATGCCGGTGCTCAAAAGAACATGGGCCCTGCAGGTGTTACCCTTGTAATTGTGCGTGAAGATATTTTGGGTAAAGTAACCCGTAAAATACCCACTATGCTAAACTACAAAACCCACATTAAAGAGGGTTCAATGTTCAATACCCCTCCTGTATTCCCTATTTATGTTTCATTGCAAACGATGAAGTGGGTAAAAGAAATGGGCGGTGTAGCAGCTATGGAAAAACGCAATACCGAAAAGGCCGAAACCCTATACAACGAAATTGACCGTAACCCATTGTTTGAAGGTACTTGCGCCGTTGAAGACCGCAGTAAAATGAACGTTACGTTTGTATTGAAAGACAGTAGCCTTGAAGATGAATTTATGGCACTGTGCAAACAAAACAAACTTAGCGGCCTAAAAGGTCACCGCAGTGTGGGTGGTTTCCGTGCTTCACTATACAACGCACTTGAGTTGGATAGCGTGAAAGCCTTGGTAGCTGCCATGCAACAGTTTGAACAAATGAAAAGCGGTAAATCAGCCTAA
- the smpB gene encoding SsrA-binding protein SmpB → MEKELSIVNRKARHEYFIDESFAAGMVLTGSEVKSIRLGNVNMSEAYCSLFDGEMWLKNMHISEFKQGGLHYNHAPLRDRKLLLNKKELKKIKSKMEEGNYTIVPLKIFTSATGFCKMEIGLARGKKMYDKREDMKKRDVEREIRRYVD, encoded by the coding sequence TTGGAGAAAGAATTGAGTATAGTAAACCGCAAAGCGCGGCACGAGTATTTTATTGACGAATCGTTTGCGGCAGGGATGGTGCTTACAGGCTCTGAGGTGAAAAGTATACGGTTAGGGAATGTGAACATGAGCGAGGCCTACTGCTCGTTGTTTGATGGGGAGATGTGGCTGAAAAACATGCACATTTCAGAGTTTAAACAAGGCGGGTTGCATTATAACCATGCACCTTTGCGAGACCGCAAACTGTTGCTAAACAAAAAGGAGCTTAAGAAGATAAAATCTAAAATGGAGGAGGGTAATTATACCATCGTCCCACTTAAAATATTTACATCAGCCACCGGTTTTTGCAAAATGGAAATTGGTCTTGCCCGCGGTAAGAAAATGTACGACAAACGCGAGGACATGAAAAAACGCGATGTTGAGCGTGAAATTCGTCGATATGTCGATTGA
- a CDS encoding T9SS type A sorting domain-containing protein yields the protein MKKLYYLIVFSSFISLSSIAQNKIFPDTFAIWREYGESMEDPGNQSIKEYSYLMQGDTQIGNHTYKVVYNTLRIEKSFKNGNVNGPYDYNIHTNYGYSNRVGGVRKVDEKLIYLPFKINTAEVIAYDYSLQSGDTVINAFNMSVKVRKDSLIKGKRVFYIEKLTTRNSADNFIVEGMGYNRSILPSANDLLSMETVYVKFFCGDGVLFIGDPVSGGFSSTSSSLCKDELSAFLSVPPTNTIPVNVYPNPVSDGLTINGCVPNTQVMITDISGRKVKEIIADNAWTNIEVAALPSGVYFLSVTSEAGIFTQKIVKQ from the coding sequence ATGAAAAAACTATACTATCTAATCGTTTTCTCATCGTTTATCTCGCTTTCATCAATAGCACAAAACAAAATATTCCCCGACACATTTGCTATTTGGCGTGAATACGGTGAAAGTATGGAAGACCCTGGAAACCAATCCATCAAAGAGTATTCTTACTTAATGCAGGGAGATACCCAAATAGGTAATCATACCTATAAAGTGGTGTATAATACGTTAAGAATTGAAAAGAGCTTTAAAAATGGCAATGTTAATGGCCCTTATGATTATAATATCCACACCAACTACGGATATTCAAACAGGGTAGGGGGCGTAAGAAAAGTTGATGAGAAACTTATTTACCTGCCTTTTAAAATTAACACTGCTGAAGTTATTGCCTATGATTATTCATTACAAAGCGGCGATACTGTTATTAACGCTTTCAACATGAGTGTTAAGGTTCGTAAAGACTCTTTAATAAAGGGTAAACGGGTTTTTTACATTGAAAAACTGACCACCCGCAACTCTGCTGATAATTTTATTGTAGAGGGAATGGGTTATAACCGTTCAATATTACCCTCTGCTAACGATCTCCTATCTATGGAGACGGTGTATGTTAAGTTTTTTTGCGGCGATGGAGTTCTTTTTATTGGCGACCCTGTTAGCGGAGGCTTCTCATCAACATCTTCAAGCCTTTGCAAAGATGAATTATCGGCGTTTCTATCGGTTCCTCCAACCAATACAATACCTGTGAATGTTTATCCTAACCCCGTATCGGATGGGTTAACTATTAACGGGTGTGTACCCAACACACAGGTAATGATTACTGATATTTCAGGCAGAAAGGTGAAAGAAATAATAGCTGATAATGCTTGGACAAACATAGAAGTTGCAGCTCTACCCAGCGGAGTATATTTCCTTAGTGTAACATCAGAAGCAGGCATATTTACCCAAAAAATTGTGAAGCAGTAA
- a CDS encoding protein-L-isoaspartate(D-aspartate) O-methyltransferase, with the protein MVVKDTYKHKGQRKRLVELLMANGIKDDMVLQALLHVPRHYFFSKEFEEFAYEDKAFPIEDGQTISQPYTVAYQSELLHVRKGMKVLEIGTGSGYQAAVLAEMGAQVFTIERMKGLYEKAKTQLTEMGYQHIHFYYGDGTLGLPEYAPYDRIIVTAGAPAVPQALTSQLKEGGMLVIPVGDANTQKMVRITKTGGDLKTETFKNFAFVPLVGEDGWNR; encoded by the coding sequence ATTGTGGTAAAGGACACCTATAAACATAAAGGGCAGCGCAAACGGCTGGTAGAGTTGCTAATGGCAAACGGAATAAAGGATGATATGGTGCTGCAAGCCTTGCTACACGTGCCGCGCCACTATTTTTTCAGTAAAGAGTTTGAAGAGTTTGCTTACGAGGATAAGGCGTTTCCGATAGAAGACGGTCAAACCATATCGCAACCCTATACGGTGGCCTACCAAAGCGAGTTGTTGCACGTGCGTAAAGGAATGAAGGTGTTAGAAATTGGGACAGGTAGCGGCTACCAAGCTGCTGTGCTGGCCGAAATGGGCGCACAGGTTTTTACCATTGAACGTATGAAGGGTTTGTACGAGAAGGCCAAAACCCAGCTTACGGAAATGGGCTACCAACACATTCATTTTTATTACGGTGACGGGACATTGGGATTACCCGAATATGCCCCCTACGACCGTATTATAGTAACGGCAGGCGCACCTGCTGTGCCGCAAGCACTTACATCGCAACTTAAAGAAGGCGGGATGCTGGTGATACCTGTGGGCGATGCCAATACTCAAAAAATGGTGAGAATAACAAAAACGGGCGGTGATTTAAAAACCGAAACGTTTAAAAACTTTGCTTTTGTTCCGTTGGTAGGCGAAGACGGCTGGAACAGGTAA